In one Drosophila albomicans strain 15112-1751.03 chromosome X, ASM965048v2, whole genome shotgun sequence genomic region, the following are encoded:
- the LOC117573109 gene encoding open rectifier potassium channel protein 1 isoform X2 → MSPNRWILLLIFYISYLLFGAAIYYHIEHGEEKEARAEELKERIEIHDYLLDQLSDKNETTQNEILERITDYCGKPVTDYTKDEYEIPYTWTFYHAFFFAFTVCSTVGYGNISPTTFAGRMVMIVYSVIGIPVNGILFAGLGEYFGRTFEAIYRRYKKYKMSSDDHYVPPQLGLITTVVIALIPGIALFLLLPAWVFTYFENWPYSISLYYSYVTTSTIGFGDYVPTFGSNQPREFGGWFVVYQIFVIVWFIFSLGYLVMIMTFITRFVEREIEKARRIRLRVHRRRRAGPVYTDTEYAFSLPRSASCPELSMYRVEPAPIPSRKRAYSVCAEVASAQAVGLVHANSDTELSKFDREKTFETAEAYRQTTDLLAKVVTALATVQPPPEADDAALYGGYHGFSDSQILASEWSFSTLNEFSTPRRPRGRACSDFNIEPPRRPLRAPHTHNEWTWSGDNQQIQEAFKNRYKSQANGGSASDSYVVHLEPDSVEEHLKKSNTSVGAGRVKKFSMPDGLRKLFHRKRPSQDLERKLSVVSVPEGITELPGRSPLDYYNNTVTAGASQSYLRNGRGPPPPFDSNTSLASGGGLNNPGFQLDDSEQATFSSSTGPYQRRSAAGVAAAGKRRRESIYTQNPALAARRGSMYPPTAAALAQMQRRGSGSAAMAAVAARRGSLFPATGGGPTTGSTPRRSSIFSVTSDKDMDVLEQTTIADLIRALEVVHTHAVLDEHQQQQQQQQQHQLSGNKLHKKQRKMGNAGLDPPQLPPLLSFFAGDQTRTLQATAANRLYARRSTIVGTMSPLSGVGNSSAGAGRRPSGIQMMEPPPSYTEKPLPSVASTSTPSGPSKFRRRFSVRPTALQIPPGQAPPPGVSLSDEPSPLPTSSQTALQRRLSLRPSPLARELSPTSPTGVNSSGASGLEEAGTSASRLLPSSLTRPSTSSTHSPLSRIVQISQAQRKSSMPEGFAGPGARKPGNNPGSNSGSGSGGASGSSGTGSEK, encoded by the exons ATTATCTATTGGATCAGTTGTCGGATAAGAATGAGACAACGCAGAATGAAATATTGGAGAGGATAACGGATTATTGCGGCAAACCGGTGACGGATTACACGAAGGATGAGTACGAAATTCCCTACACATGGACCTTCTACCACGCCTTCTTCTTCGCCTTCACTGTCTGCTCGACGGTGGGCTATGGCAACATATCGCCCACCACGTTTGCAGGTCGCATGGTGATGATCGTCTACTCGGTGATCGGCATTCCCGTCAACGGTATTCTCTTTGCTGGTCTCGGCGAATATTTCGGACGAACG TTCGAGGCGATCTATCGTcggtataaaaagtataaaatgtCCTCGGATGATCATTATGTGCCGCCGCAGCTGGGACTGATCACAACCGTTGTGATCGCTCTTATACCGGGCATAGCGTTGTTCCTTTTGCTCCCCGCCTGGGTGTTTACCTACTTTGAGAACTGGCCGTACTCCATTTCGTTGTACTACAGTTATGTAACGACATCGACAATTGGTTTCGGCGACTACGTTCCCACATTTGGATCCAATCAG CCTCGAGAATTCGGCGGTTGGTTTGTGGTCTATCAAATCTTTGTCATTGTCTGGTTCATATTCTCTTTGGGTTATCTGGTGATGATCATGACATTTATCACACG TTTTGTCGAAAGGGAAATAGAAAAAGCGCGCAGAATAAGATTAAGAGTgcacagaagaagaagagcaggC CCCGTTTACACCGACACGGAATATGCGTTCTCACTGCCACGTTCGGCCTCCTGCCCCGAACTCAGCATGTATCGCGTGGAACCCGCGCCGATACCAAGTCGCAAGCGCGCTTATTCTGTATGCGCCGAGGTGGCGTCTGCCCAGGCTGTGGGCTTGGTGCACGCCAATTCCGATACGGAGCTGAGCAAGTTCGATCGCGAGAAGACGTTCGAGACGGCGGAAGCGTATCGCCAGACCACAGATCTGTTGGCCAAGGTGGTGACGGCTTTGGCCACGGTTCAGCCGCCGCCGGAGGCTGATGATGCGGCACTTTATGGCGGCTATCATGGCTTCTCCGATTCCCAAATTCTCGCCAGCGAATGGTCCTTCTCCACGCTCAACGAATTCTCGACGCCGCGTCGTCCACGCGGTCGTGCATGTTCCGACTTTAACATTGAGCCACCGCGTCGTCCGCTGCgtgcgccacacacacacaacgaatGGACATGGAGCGGTGATAATCAGCAGATACAGGAGGCCTTTAAGAATCGCTACAAGAGTCAGGCGAATGGTGGCAGTGCCAGCGATTCGTATGTGGTGCACCTGGAACCGGACAGTGTTGAGGAACATCTGAAGAAGAGCAACACCAGTGTTGGAGCCGGTCGCGTCAAAAAGTTCTCCATGCCCGATGGCCTACGCAAGCTCTTCCATCGCAAGCGTCCCTCGCAGGATCTGGAACGCAAGCTGTCGGTGGTCTCGGTGCCCGAGGGCATCACCGAGCTGCCGGGACGCTCGCCCCTcgactactacaacaacacgGTCACGGCGGGCGCCAGTCAATCGTATCTACGCAACGGTCGGGGACCGCCGCCACCGTTCGACTCGAACACAAGTCTCGCATCGGGTGGAGGCCTCAACAATCCGGGCTTCCAGCTCGACGATTCGGAACAGGCAACCTTCAGCTCCAGCACGGGCCCCTATCAACGCAGATCCGCCGCCGGCGTTGCCGCAGCTGGCAAACGTCGTCGCGAGTCGATCTACACGCAGAATCCGGCGTTGGCTGCACGACGTGGCAGCATGTATCCACCGACTGCTGCCGCCCTGGCCCAGATGCAACGTCGCGGTTCCGGTTCGGCGGCCATGGCTGCAGTTGCCGCCCGTCGGGGCAGTCTCTTCCCCGCCACAGGAGGTGGTCCCACAACCGGTTCGACGCCCAGGCGCTCGAGTATCTTTTCCGTTACCTCTGACAAGGATATGGACGTGCTGGAGCAGACCACCATAGCGGACCTCATACGCGCTCTCGAAGTCGTCCACACGCATGCGGTGCTCGAcgaacaccaacagcagcagcaacagcaacagcagcaccagtTGAGTGGCAACAAGCTGCACAAGAAGCAGCGTAAGATGGGCAATGCTGGCCTCGATCCGCCTCAGCTGCCGCCCCTACTCTCGTTCTTTGCGGGCGATCAGACGCGCACCTTGCAGGCCACAGCAGCGAATCGGCTTTACGCCAGACGCTCCACTATTGTGGGGACCATGTCACCGCTGAGCGGCGTTGGCAACAGCAGTGCTGGGGCCGGACGTCGTCCCTCGGGCATTCAGATGATGGAGCCACCGCCCAGCTATACGGAAAAGCCGCTGCCCAGCGTCGCATCAACGTCGACGCCCAGCGGACCGTCCAAGTTCCGGCGACGCTTCAGCGTGCGTCCCACGGCACTGCAAATACCACCAGGCCAAGCGCCACCGCCCGGCGTTAGTCTGAGCGATGAGCCGAGTCCGTTGCCAACGAGTTCGCAGACGGCACTGCAGCGTCGCCTCTCGCTGCGTCCCTCGCCGCTGGCGCGTGAGCTGTCACCCACTTCACCCACGGGTGTGAACAGTTCGGGCGCATCTGGTTTGGAGGAAGCGGGAACTTCGGCCTCCCGACTGCTGCCATCGTCACTTACGCGACCGAGCACGAGCAGCACACACTCACCGTTGTCGAGGATTGTGCAAATCTCGCAGGCACAACGCAAGAGTAGTATGCCCGAGGGATTTGCGGGACCGGGTGCACGAAAGCCCGGCAATAATCCAGGCAGTAACTCCGGAAGTGGTAGCGGAGGTGCCAGCGGAAGCAGCGGAACAGGCAGCGAAAAATAA
- the LOC117573109 gene encoding open rectifier potassium channel protein 1 isoform X1 codes for MSPNRWILLLIFYISYLLFGAAIYYHIEHGEEKEARAEELKERIEIHDYLLDQLSDKNETTQNEILERITDYCGKPVTDYTKDEYEIPYTWTFYHAFFFAFTVCSTVGYGNISPTTFAGRMVMIVYSVIGIPVNGILFAGLGEYFGRTFEAIYRRYKKYKMSSDDHYVPPQLGLITTVVIALIPGIALFLLLPAWVFTYFENWPYSISLYYSYVTTSTIGFGDYVPTFGSNQPREFGGWFVVYQIFVIVWFIFSLGYLVMIMTFITRGLQSKKLAHLEQQLSSNLKATQNRIWTGVTKDVGYLRRLLNELYILKVKPVYTDTEYAFSLPRSASCPELSMYRVEPAPIPSRKRAYSVCAEVASAQAVGLVHANSDTELSKFDREKTFETAEAYRQTTDLLAKVVTALATVQPPPEADDAALYGGYHGFSDSQILASEWSFSTLNEFSTPRRPRGRACSDFNIEPPRRPLRAPHTHNEWTWSGDNQQIQEAFKNRYKSQANGGSASDSYVVHLEPDSVEEHLKKSNTSVGAGRVKKFSMPDGLRKLFHRKRPSQDLERKLSVVSVPEGITELPGRSPLDYYNNTVTAGASQSYLRNGRGPPPPFDSNTSLASGGGLNNPGFQLDDSEQATFSSSTGPYQRRSAAGVAAAGKRRRESIYTQNPALAARRGSMYPPTAAALAQMQRRGSGSAAMAAVAARRGSLFPATGGGPTTGSTPRRSSIFSVTSDKDMDVLEQTTIADLIRALEVVHTHAVLDEHQQQQQQQQQHQLSGNKLHKKQRKMGNAGLDPPQLPPLLSFFAGDQTRTLQATAANRLYARRSTIVGTMSPLSGVGNSSAGAGRRPSGIQMMEPPPSYTEKPLPSVASTSTPSGPSKFRRRFSVRPTALQIPPGQAPPPGVSLSDEPSPLPTSSQTALQRRLSLRPSPLARELSPTSPTGVNSSGASGLEEAGTSASRLLPSSLTRPSTSSTHSPLSRIVQISQAQRKSSMPEGFAGPGARKPGNNPGSNSGSGSGGASGSSGTGSEK; via the exons ATTATCTATTGGATCAGTTGTCGGATAAGAATGAGACAACGCAGAATGAAATATTGGAGAGGATAACGGATTATTGCGGCAAACCGGTGACGGATTACACGAAGGATGAGTACGAAATTCCCTACACATGGACCTTCTACCACGCCTTCTTCTTCGCCTTCACTGTCTGCTCGACGGTGGGCTATGGCAACATATCGCCCACCACGTTTGCAGGTCGCATGGTGATGATCGTCTACTCGGTGATCGGCATTCCCGTCAACGGTATTCTCTTTGCTGGTCTCGGCGAATATTTCGGACGAACG TTCGAGGCGATCTATCGTcggtataaaaagtataaaatgtCCTCGGATGATCATTATGTGCCGCCGCAGCTGGGACTGATCACAACCGTTGTGATCGCTCTTATACCGGGCATAGCGTTGTTCCTTTTGCTCCCCGCCTGGGTGTTTACCTACTTTGAGAACTGGCCGTACTCCATTTCGTTGTACTACAGTTATGTAACGACATCGACAATTGGTTTCGGCGACTACGTTCCCACATTTGGATCCAATCAG CCTCGAGAATTCGGCGGTTGGTTTGTGGTCTATCAAATCTTTGTCATTGTCTGGTTCATATTCTCTTTGGGTTATCTGGTGATGATCATGACATTTATCACACG TGGACTTCAAAGCAAGAAACTGGCCCATTTGGAGCAACAATTGTCGTCGAATCTGAAGGCAACACAGAATCGCATCTGGACGGGAGTTACCAAGGATGTTGGCTATCTGCGGCGACTACTCAACGAGCTCTACATACTCAAAGTGAAG CCCGTTTACACCGACACGGAATATGCGTTCTCACTGCCACGTTCGGCCTCCTGCCCCGAACTCAGCATGTATCGCGTGGAACCCGCGCCGATACCAAGTCGCAAGCGCGCTTATTCTGTATGCGCCGAGGTGGCGTCTGCCCAGGCTGTGGGCTTGGTGCACGCCAATTCCGATACGGAGCTGAGCAAGTTCGATCGCGAGAAGACGTTCGAGACGGCGGAAGCGTATCGCCAGACCACAGATCTGTTGGCCAAGGTGGTGACGGCTTTGGCCACGGTTCAGCCGCCGCCGGAGGCTGATGATGCGGCACTTTATGGCGGCTATCATGGCTTCTCCGATTCCCAAATTCTCGCCAGCGAATGGTCCTTCTCCACGCTCAACGAATTCTCGACGCCGCGTCGTCCACGCGGTCGTGCATGTTCCGACTTTAACATTGAGCCACCGCGTCGTCCGCTGCgtgcgccacacacacacaacgaatGGACATGGAGCGGTGATAATCAGCAGATACAGGAGGCCTTTAAGAATCGCTACAAGAGTCAGGCGAATGGTGGCAGTGCCAGCGATTCGTATGTGGTGCACCTGGAACCGGACAGTGTTGAGGAACATCTGAAGAAGAGCAACACCAGTGTTGGAGCCGGTCGCGTCAAAAAGTTCTCCATGCCCGATGGCCTACGCAAGCTCTTCCATCGCAAGCGTCCCTCGCAGGATCTGGAACGCAAGCTGTCGGTGGTCTCGGTGCCCGAGGGCATCACCGAGCTGCCGGGACGCTCGCCCCTcgactactacaacaacacgGTCACGGCGGGCGCCAGTCAATCGTATCTACGCAACGGTCGGGGACCGCCGCCACCGTTCGACTCGAACACAAGTCTCGCATCGGGTGGAGGCCTCAACAATCCGGGCTTCCAGCTCGACGATTCGGAACAGGCAACCTTCAGCTCCAGCACGGGCCCCTATCAACGCAGATCCGCCGCCGGCGTTGCCGCAGCTGGCAAACGTCGTCGCGAGTCGATCTACACGCAGAATCCGGCGTTGGCTGCACGACGTGGCAGCATGTATCCACCGACTGCTGCCGCCCTGGCCCAGATGCAACGTCGCGGTTCCGGTTCGGCGGCCATGGCTGCAGTTGCCGCCCGTCGGGGCAGTCTCTTCCCCGCCACAGGAGGTGGTCCCACAACCGGTTCGACGCCCAGGCGCTCGAGTATCTTTTCCGTTACCTCTGACAAGGATATGGACGTGCTGGAGCAGACCACCATAGCGGACCTCATACGCGCTCTCGAAGTCGTCCACACGCATGCGGTGCTCGAcgaacaccaacagcagcagcaacagcaacagcagcaccagtTGAGTGGCAACAAGCTGCACAAGAAGCAGCGTAAGATGGGCAATGCTGGCCTCGATCCGCCTCAGCTGCCGCCCCTACTCTCGTTCTTTGCGGGCGATCAGACGCGCACCTTGCAGGCCACAGCAGCGAATCGGCTTTACGCCAGACGCTCCACTATTGTGGGGACCATGTCACCGCTGAGCGGCGTTGGCAACAGCAGTGCTGGGGCCGGACGTCGTCCCTCGGGCATTCAGATGATGGAGCCACCGCCCAGCTATACGGAAAAGCCGCTGCCCAGCGTCGCATCAACGTCGACGCCCAGCGGACCGTCCAAGTTCCGGCGACGCTTCAGCGTGCGTCCCACGGCACTGCAAATACCACCAGGCCAAGCGCCACCGCCCGGCGTTAGTCTGAGCGATGAGCCGAGTCCGTTGCCAACGAGTTCGCAGACGGCACTGCAGCGTCGCCTCTCGCTGCGTCCCTCGCCGCTGGCGCGTGAGCTGTCACCCACTTCACCCACGGGTGTGAACAGTTCGGGCGCATCTGGTTTGGAGGAAGCGGGAACTTCGGCCTCCCGACTGCTGCCATCGTCACTTACGCGACCGAGCACGAGCAGCACACACTCACCGTTGTCGAGGATTGTGCAAATCTCGCAGGCACAACGCAAGAGTAGTATGCCCGAGGGATTTGCGGGACCGGGTGCACGAAAGCCCGGCAATAATCCAGGCAGTAACTCCGGAAGTGGTAGCGGAGGTGCCAGCGGAAGCAGCGGAACAGGCAGCGAAAAATAA